A single Vulpes lagopus strain Blue_001 chromosome 3, ASM1834538v1, whole genome shotgun sequence DNA region contains:
- the LOC121487683 gene encoding graves disease carrier protein-like, whose protein sequence is KHCGEFIFCFSGVSFFTFGTLKSVGLSHAPTLLGRPSSDNPNVLVLKTHINLLCGGVAGAIAQTISYPFDVTRRRMQLGTALPEFEKCLTMWETMKYVYGHHGIRRGLYRGLSLNYIRCVPSQAVAFTTYELMKQFFHLN, encoded by the exons AAGCATTGTGgtgaatttatattttgtttttcaggtgtttcattttttacttttggtaCCTTAAAGAGTGTTGGGCTTTCCCATGCTCCCACCCTTCTTGGCAGACCTTCATCAGACAATCCTAATGTCTTAGTTTTGAAAACCCACATAAACTTACTTTGTGGTGGTGTTGCTGGAGCAATAGCACAGACAATATC ctaCCCATTTGATGTAACTCGTCGGCGAATGCAGTTAGGAACTGCTCTTCCAGAATTTGAAAAGTGCCT TACCATGTGGGAGACTATGAAGTACGTCTATGGACACCATGGAATTCGAAGAGGATTATATCGTGGTTTATCTCTTAATTACATTCGCTGTGTTCCCTCTCAAGCAGTAGCTTTTACAACATATGAACTTATGAAGCAGTTTTTTCATCTCAACTaa